The window GTCACCCTCGACGGGACGACGCCGCTGCCGAGGACCCCGGCGAAGGTCGAGATCCCGGGGATCGGGGACATCGGCGGGCTGCTCCCCGACCGCGTCGGGGACCTGATCGGGACCCGGACCCGGGTCGGGTTCGCGGTGCAGACCGGGCCGACCCTGCTGGGTGCGGGGGTGTGGGTGCTCGCCGTACTGGCTCTCGCGCTGCTGGTCTCGCGGCACGGGCCGGCGGCGACGGCCCGGCTGCGTCCGGCCGTCTCGGCCGCGGTGACGGTGCTGCTGGTCTCGGTGGCGGCCGCGTGGGCCGCGGCGGTGTGGGCGGCGCTGGGCGACGAGCATCCCCGGCGGGTGCTGGGCGGGGCGCTGCTGGGGGCGCCGAACGGAAGCGGGCTGGGGGTGCTGCTGGGGCTGTTCGTGCCGCTGCGCGGCGGGGTCACGGGGGCGCCGGCCGGGCTGCTGCCCGATCCGCTGGACGATCTGCTGGCCGGCTCCGCGCGGGAGCAGGTGACGATGGCGGGGCTCGCCGCGTACGACGAGCGGGTCTGGCTGCTGGTCGTGGGGGCGGCCCTGCTGCTGCTCGCCGCGGGGGTGCTGGCCGCCGTACGGACGCCCGTGCGCGGGATCCCCGGGTGTGCGGCGCGGCTGTCTGCGGTCACCGCGGTGACGCTGGCGTTGCTGGTGTGGCTGACGGGGGTCTCGGCCGGGGGAGCCTCTCCGGCGGTGCCGGGTTTGGGCCCGGTGGACGTGGGGGTGGAGCTGCGGGGGGACGTGTCGTACGCGCTGGTGCTGGGCGCGCTCTGGGGTGCGCTGGCCGGTGGGGCGGGCGCGCTGCTGACCCGTCGGCGGCGGGCGGCGGATCCGGCTGCCGGGGACGGCGGAGCGGGCCGGCGGGGGTGGCCGCAGGTCCCGGCCCCGGATGCGCCCACGGCCCCGTACGCGAGCGCCCCGGCCGGCCGGGGCGGGCAGGGGCCGCCGCCCGGGTGGGCGAACCCGTACCTGGATCCGGACGTCTCCTGGGACGTGACGGTCACCGGGATGCCGCCGCGCCCGCCGAGGCCCGCGCGGCCCGCGCACCGGCCGCCCTTCACCCCGCCCCCGCCGCCGGGCGCCCCGCCGCCTCCCCCGAGGCCCCCCGGACCGCCGGGGCCGCCGAAGCCGCCCGGGCAGAGGTGACCCGTCGGCCCGCCCGGCCGGGCGACCGGTACGTTCAGGAAGTGGGACGGGGGTCCTGTCATGTGGGCCGGGAAGATACGGTGAGGGCACCATGAGCGCATCGCAGACCTCCGACGTCCCCACACTCCTCGTCAAGATCTTCGGCAAGGACCGTCCCGGGATCACCGCCGGGCTGTTCGACACCCTCGCCGCCTACTCCGTCGACGTCGTCGACATCGAGCAGGTCGTCACCCGTGGCCGCATCGTCCTGTGCGCCCTCGTCACCAAGCCCGCCAACGGCGCCGAGGGCGACCTGCGGGCCACCGTCCACAGCTGGGCCGAGTCCCTCAAGATGCAGGCCGAGATCCTCTCCGGTACCGGTGACAACCGGCCGCGCGGCGTCGGCCGCTCGCACGTCACCGTGCTCGGACACCCGCTCACCGCCGAGTCCACGGCCGCCATCGCGGCCCGGATCACCGCGACCGGCGGCAATATCGACCGTATCTTCCGCCT is drawn from Streptomyces sp. NBC_01232 and contains these coding sequences:
- a CDS encoding streptophobe family protein, translated to MRRIRWGDVLLSAVAAVGWALIVMAGVAGLGLHLLGADAAGGSLAAMTAAAVALAVGGTVTPSGDVSVLGVTGASAEASLDVMPLGVSLAGALVLAFLFLRSLRAGAGHGETAARVAALAALFVATAGALAWAGHDMVTLDGTTPLPRTPAKVEIPGIGDIGGLLPDRVGDLIGTRTRVGFAVQTGPTLLGAGVWVLAVLALALLVSRHGPAATARLRPAVSAAVTVLLVSVAAAWAAAVWAALGDEHPRRVLGGALLGAPNGSGLGVLLGLFVPLRGGVTGAPAGLLPDPLDDLLAGSAREQVTMAGLAAYDERVWLLVVGAALLLLAAGVLAAVRTPVRGIPGCAARLSAVTAVTLALLVWLTGVSAGGASPAVPGLGPVDVGVELRGDVSYALVLGALWGALAGGAGALLTRRRRAADPAAGDGGAGRRGWPQVPAPDAPTAPYASAPAGRGGQGPPPGWANPYLDPDVSWDVTVTGMPPRPPRPARPAHRPPFTPPPPPGAPPPPPRPPGPPGPPKPPGQR